The nucleotide sequence atattttatattaaattgaactctgtttataattatcaaaatttaattttcatatcaaatagaaatataacaatatatatatatatatatatatatatatatatatatatatatatatatatatatatatatatatatatatatacattcgATGATTAATATGTTAAAATCTTAatcataaatattattaataattattagaagtgGCATTCACTCATTGTTAATAATAACAGGTGATTCAGTGAAACGGTACGATTTGGcaacgctgctgacgataaaatagagATGTCCCGGGCTTGAGacgtaaacgttgtgaatctagaGAGTGGGAAGTTTAGTTATCATGGAGACGTGGTCGGATGAACAGCGCGCATTTGCTGTGAAAGattattacaaaaatggtgaaagCTTTGTGCGTGTGCAACGAGCGTTTCGTTTAGACTACCATTTGTCGCTCCGCGCTGCAGTTCCGTCTAACATGGCTATTAAGACTTGGGTTAAGAACTTTTAAAGTAGTGGTTTAACATCACAGAAAAGAGGTGGCAGCGTCAGAACTGCTCGTACACCACATTAAAGAGGTACAAAATTCATAACACGCAAGTCGTCACAAGTCAAATGTTGGatcggaaataatgccaaaagtaacaatttTAGAGGTAACTACATAATTGGGaaacatgaagagaaataaagctgcaggagaagataggattaccacagatatgatattagaaggaggtaaggaactcactgcaattgtaactaagcttatagacagttgtttacaGCAGAGCAAAGTCCTTAAGAGCTGTAccaactctaaagtaatcttattacacaagaaaggtgataatcgaaagttggaaaactacaggcccatcagtctattgtcacacctatttaaaatactcaccaaagtcataactacccgactaacaagaaaattagatgaataccaaccatatgaacaggcaggttttgaaaaggctattcaacttccgatcacctgttaaccacaaaaatattaatagaaaaatgtaacgaatacaagtttgcagtttttatagcatttgtagactacgaaaaagctttcgacactatagaacacacggccgtaataaacgtaatgcaaaattgtagaatagacagcagatactgcaagcgccagttaacttggcgacaGCGAATACGCACAACGACACTGAGACTGATGATCATCCCATAAGCCACTGTGCAATGCGtctcgccaagttaactggcgcttgcagtatattaacttaataaaagaaactatgaactaagctacagctacatactacctaaatgaaaatgaatacacgaaccctgtaccattaaacaggggagtcaaaaacagggagacactctatcacccaaactgttcaccttaggtttggaggacgtttttaaaaatctaaattggaaatataagggaataaacatcaatcgccgctacctcagtaatctacgatttgcggatgacataatcctgatagccactgacctacaagaactgcaaaccatgctttcagaactacacacagaatcttctaaaataggactgaaaatgaatttaaacaaaacaaaagtcatgcacttcGCGAAGAAACGAtgataataataaacaacaaagttatagaaaaagttgaagaatatacagggtgtcccgaaaagattggtcataaattacaccacacattttggggtcaaaaatagttcgattgaacctaacttaccttagtacaaatgtgctcataaaaaaagttacagccctttgaagttacaaaatgaaaatcaatttttttcaatatatcgaaaactattttttattgaaaattgacatgtatcattcttatcgcaggaacatcttaaaacaaaattatagtgaaatttgtccaccccataaaatttttatgggggttttgttcccttaaacctccccaaacttttctgtacgttccaattaattcattattgtgataccattagttaatcacaacgcttttaaaacttttttgcctcttaatattttttcaataagccagtttttatcgagatgcggcttattttttaatatatttacataaaaactttatggaggttttgttcctttaaacccccaaatgtttgtgtacgttccaattaaactattattttggtaccattaggtaaacacagtgattttaaaacttttttgcctcttagactttctttgataagtcaccttttatcgagatgtggcttctttttcaaaatatacctagtAAAAAAATCCCGAGGAACTGCAAAGAGTAAAACAAGTTATTGTAGAGGTAAAGATGGTGTGCTTTTAGGAGAAACAACAGAAAAATTGAACAGATGGGCGGAgtattttgaagaactattaaatgcaaataaacaagcagaaccccaggaaataaaacaacatgaacaggataacacagaacaacaacttgaagaagaacctacactacaagaagtaaaagaagcaatattgaatcaaaaaaataacaaaagcgcaggagaaagcggaattccggcagagatttttaaagcaggaggagaaaagctgcaagaaaaaattttccgactaatattaacagtctggcaaaaagaggaaatgccgcaacaatggaacagtgcactcatctgtccaatctacaaaaaaggtgatgaaacaagttgcgaaaattatagaggaatatcgctattagaagtggcctataaaatacttgcaaaaatcatccgaaatagattgcaaaaggaggtaaataagatcattggagaataccaaggaggttttagaccaggaagatcaacaacaggtcaaatatgtttattaaaactaatacagaacaacagctacgaacaaaatttgggactacacatgttgttcattgactttaaacaggcttacgactcagtagaccgagatatgctgtatgaagcaatgagatccttgggtatttcaggaaagctggttaaattagtgagaatgacgctcaacaatacaaaaaacaggataacactggaaggaaatttttcaaaacaattcacagtgaataaaggactgaaacagggtgaccctctatctacagacttatttaacttggtactagagcacatagtaagaaggataaaaattagtacaagcggtaccatatttaacaacagacagcagtttatagcttacgctgatgatctagtcatcctaacaagaacaaaggaacatctccaaaaaatattccaaaagttcgaagcggaagcaaaaaggtatggattaagaatcaaccaaggaaaaacacaatacatggtaatgaaaggagatataaataaagaggataactatataaaaatgaaaggaggagatgaatataaatttaaggaagtagcagaattcgaatacctgggagtgaccgtaaccagtactggaagggaagaaaaagaaatagataaaagattattgaagggaagtcgagttgtgggtgacttaaacacgatattaaaagcaaaaaatgtatcaataaacgcgaaaatcagaatgtatgaaacgataatacggcccacagtgttgtatgcgagcgaaacgtgggtaatgaatcaacaagaggagaagaagatacagatatgggaaaggaaggtcctgagaaaaatttttggaggtatacagatagcggagaaaacctggaggagacgaacaaatgaagaagtaatgaggatgtatgggagaccaaaaataacgacaaaaatacgagcccaaagagttagatggctgggacatattactcgaatgccagaaactagaaacgtcaaacgaatattgaatgacagagcattgggaaaaaggagacgaggtcgcccaaggaagagatggttagaggctgcagagagggatttggaagaaatcggggtgaaggactggagaaagagtgcagaggaccgaaaagaatggagaaatattatccagaatttagaagccgtaggcctataaggcccgttagcgctgttatatatatagagacgtgtttttcctgattcacttcaacgaaaactttccccggaaaaagcgggtttttccaacaaaatctttaattttcaactaaaattttagataagtaattgttaatcaataattaaataacttggtaatgtaaaagcccttttcgtatagattataattccagaaacaGATGGAAATTgagtgaacagtttagcaacaattaaattgttaattaaaaatttacggtcactataataacgacaataattataatgcataagaataactatgatttttcataaatagacactatacctatctaatgtactttacagaattgaaattggactatttaagcggcctcaggaatattttaaaattgtaaacaattttttggcttataaacaaatagaatatctcggaaaatattaaactaaattaaattttgaaaacggTATTCTAAAAACAGCggcagggcgcttcttttaaaagaaaaaaaaacgtttaattacgacgagtggttcctgagatacaaccggtgaaagttgaccggaatttacggcaaagatataaacaataggatcataattttcaaaccatcaccttttcattttgtcctctttctccataccaattttcatatctttaaaatactcataacatatattattataataaaaactatgtgtgaaaattgccaaaaatagcaaaattctaatcaaaaattaggttgcagaaaatgtaaccctcaaagttcaaaatcggtatacgttaaaaaaatgcattttctcggcttcccatgcagcaatttccttcattctttttttgttccctaataactcgagtagagccatcgaactaacgcattattaaatgtcaaacttgcttttgttttgttataatagattaatttatttataagaacagaaaactacatatttttttcagttgtaggctttttcttagataaacttactacaagtgtaccttttaaagttaaaaacataaatattctcatttgaaagctgtataattatttaaacaatttttatttaaacaaattaaaattttgtgttataataaataaattaatttattataacaaaacaaaagcaagtctgacatttaataatgcattagttcgatgactctactcgagttacttgggaacaaaaaaagaatgaaggaaattgctccatgggaagccgagaaaatgcatttttttaacgtataccgattttgaactttgagttttacattttctccaacctaatttttgattggaattttgctatttttggcaattttcacacgtattatccatagtttttattataataatatatgttttgagtattttaaagatatgaaaattggtgtggagaaaggacaaaaataaaaaggtgatggtttgaaaattatgatcttattgtttatatctttgtcgtaaattccggtcaactttcaccggtttaatctcaggaaccactcgtcgtaaataaacgttttttcttttaaaagaagcgtcctgccgctgtttttcgaatactgttttcaaaatttaatttagtttaatattttcggagatattatatttgtttataagccaaaaaattgtttacaattttaaaatattcctgaggccgcttaaatagtccaatttcaattctgtaaagtacatcagataggtatagtgtctttttatgaaaaaatcataattattcttatgcatcaaaattattgtcgttattatagcgaccgtaaatttttaattaacaatttaattgttgctaaactgtatACTCAATTTACATCGggttctggaattataatctatacaaaaagggcttttacattaccaagttatttaattattgattaacaattacttatctaaaagtttagttgaaaaataaagattttgttggaaaaacccgctttttccggagaaagttttcgtcgaagtaaatcggaaaaaacacgtctctatgcagaatttaatggcggtgaatttttatttgagtgtttttggtgtaaaattaaaatctttggagttatagagcaaaaattgaaaaaaacacgattttcgggcgccattttgtttataaaaaaagtagcacactatctgcggactttgcatacttatattattaatacatacaatcataagcttcgattccagcaataaaatgtcctattctccgataatcagcccagactataatcTATTATTGATTTTTCTCTGCTTATAACGTTCCGTGTgtatttgtaaatatttttatgttcgaaGAATGTGTTTATTATTAGATTATGTAGTTGACAGTATTTAAGCAGTCTCTTGCCGTTATTGTTCCTCGTATCTTCCCCATGTGCACCAATTACTTCGTTATATTTGTGATCTTGTTTACCATCTCTGCTGTTAAAGTCTCCAGCGATGAATATTCTTCCTTCGCATTCTTATGTAATTATTGTTAGCTCATCCCAAAATGTATCTTTTATTGCTGAGTTCTTGTCTTCGCTTGGTCAATATACAGCTAATATTGTGCAGTTTTCTACATGAATGCCTGTCAATTCTACTTTTAATATTCTTTCGTTAATTGCCTCCCACGTGTTGAAAgtggaaaaaaaaataactttggcGTGAATTTGATTAGTTCTTTGTTTTTACATTCAATTTCTGAATGTAAATATTGTActgaaaaatttatattagtcATTTTGATTTTTAGATTTTCTCCAAGACACCAAAATGGAAATCATGGAAACACTACCTGAACATTCATCGCACGAAGCAAATTATACAAATCCTCATGCTGAAGCAAAAACATTAACTAAATACATGAACGAAAGAccttacaaatgtgaaatttgttttaagcagtttagtgaagcaAGTCGTTTAgaagtacatttgagagtgcacactggagaaaaaccctataagtgtgaaatttgttttaagcagtttactcaacCAGGtattttaaaaagacatttgTTAGTGCACACTGGAGGAAAACcgcacaagtgtgaaatttgttttaagcagtttaatctagcaagttatctaaaaaaacatatgagagtgcacactggagaaaaacgtCACAACTGTGAAATTTGCTTCAAGCTGTTTAACCAATCAagtgatttgaaaaaacatttgagagtgcacactggggaaaaacctcacaagtgtgaaatttgttttaagcaatttattcaAGCGAGTGATTTGAAAATAcatatgagagtgcacactggggaaaagccccacaagtgtgaaatttgttctaagcaatttattCAAGCAGGTCagttaaaaacacatttgagagtgcacactggagaaaaacatcacaagtgtgaaatttgttttaagcaatttagtaaaGCGATTTATTTGAAAATAcatatgagagtgcacactggggaaaaaccccACAAGTGTGaactttgttttaagcagtttagtctaGCAGGCAATTTAAAACGAcatatgagagtgcacactggggaaaaacctcacaagtgtgaaatttgttctaaacaGTTTAGTCAAGCAGGTTATTTGAAATGCCATTTAAGAGAGCACACTGGGAAAAAAcatcacaagtgtgaaatttgtcttaagcaGTTTCTTCGAGCAGGTCATTTAAAAAGGCATTtcagagtgcacactggagaaaaacctcacacgtgtgatatttgttttaaacaattttctgaaacaagtcatttaaaaacacatttgatagtgcacactggagaaaaacctcacaagtgtgaaatttgttttaagcagtttagtcaagcaggtAATTTAAAAgaacatttgagagtacacactagGGAAAAACcctataagtgtgaaatttgttttaagaaattttttcAAGCAAGTCATTTAAAatcacatttgagagtgcacactgggaaaaacctcacaagtgtcaaatttgtttgaagcaattTATTCAATCCAGCCATTTAAAATCACAATCAAGcagtttaaaaaaaacatatgagAGTGCACACTTGTGTAAAACctcacaaatgtgaaatttgttgtaAGCAGTTTAGTAGAGCAAGTAATTTGAAATaccatttgagagtgcacactggagaatgATCTGAGTAGCACGGTTGGCAAAAACCAtggttttttccaaaaaaaaaacaggtttttttggtttaaaccaggtttatttgatGCAAAGTATAATaagtctaaatactttaaaaataatagtaacaAACAATGAAAAGAATGATTAaggcaacttttatttttatttacacacacaaaaaattaacataaccaaaaaaaaaacatattccaacgtaataatattcaaaataactgagttcgaaagtaaaaaaatagaattgatttatcttaattttcttcatttgtgGCAGctgtattaaaaactttaaataaaagcaTCAGTTTGGAGGATCAGTAAAAAACCAGGTCTTAAAAACCAATTGGTTAAAACCTTGATTTAAATTAAACCAAGGTTTTAAGCATGCTGCTTTAAACCTACCAACCCTACTTAGAACTGTGAAAGTTTGTTTTTGGCAGTTTTCTCAATATTTTGAAATATCATTTAAGTACGCACACTGGACAAAAACCTCAATAATCACAAAAcgtaattaatatttttttatacaacCCATATCGTCGGTACTGCGAAAACCAAATAaatgacaaattttcaaaaatattgagttaagTGTACCAAAATTCTCAGCTTTTTACGCTCTACATACAAGTAAGTTAAATGTACGTTCTACGTAAATGTTGCTCTACGTAAATGTTGAATAAACATTAAATGTAAAATTTAAGGTAAAATAAATGATGCAACTTACCATTGAGTtgataatttttgtaataaacaaataagttacaccTAACCAACTTTTCGTTTTTAAATCATCATCAacggtgctacagccctatgaaagagccttgACCTTCCCAAGTCATTActccagtcagtcctatccattgccaaccgttgccagtttgctgcgcctatttttctcccatcctcatctacaccatccttccatctgagttttggcctacccctatttctacttcgcacaggttgtgacataaggattcttctaggagggttgttctgctgtgatcttgatagatgtcctgcccatcttcgtttttaaataaaacaatatattgctACTTCAACAATATATCGCTATATTAACAATATATCGTTTAAGTTTAGTTGCAAACTTCTTAAAATATTTCTCacattttcaaattttatttacccGTTTTCGTCATAGTAGGCACTGCCAATGTTAGTCGCTTAATTGGTTCCGTTAGTAGatcgaaataaattattttaaacaattttatttggaGGTTTAGTTATTCCGTCTGTGTTAACTGCTCAAAGGCGATTGTAAGTACCTATTTCcagcttcatttttttttcattgaggtaacattttttttctttcgTTTTCTTTTAGAGAAAATCGCCAATCAAGTTAGGGGCGTGGGCTCTTATTATAAGGTTGTTAAATTGCCTAATCCAATTTTTGGGGATGTTTGGAGGAATGATACCTATTACCGCTAATTAAATTATGGATTTAGCGACGAATGCATCTAATTCGGACATTTGAGTTTTTTTGTATTATGGTTTCCGTTTTCTACCTGGTATTCCCGTATGGAGGAGATTCCGTAGGAGTTggttatttttgttaaatttggtTCGAGCTTTATGGTCTCATCCCGGCTTTCAGCCGGTTTTTTTATTGATTGGCTACATCCACGTGTCATGGTTGGAGAAATAGGAGCATGGCAATACTAAGATAAGTACTTTAGTGCAGGGGTTCCCaccggtggtacgcgtaccactggtggtacgcgggaagatttcaggtggtacgcgtcgcGTTGGTGAAACAAGCGATTACGCTGGTCTGCGAAACTGTCAGTGCAGTTTGTCGGGTCGGGTACTGCTTTCTACGCTGTtatccagtggcggctcgtcagaggaggcaaggaaggcttagcctccccataaattttttacacacgctacactgttttttttatcatgaatcgcgaaaacaacaagcactctcactattatacaacgtgtatattccatattatcactaaatatccatacgcacggagcattagcattagaacacATGATTACGtctcagtttttttattattattgtaggcaggaccctgggttatcccgagatgcatgaacggagccgagaagtgGAGCAGCCTCCGTAGCTGAAGCACCacgcagcgcagcaggcgtttaaggagacgcggtctcctaacagtggcatctacggtgccatcacacgctgcccggagatataccaagggaggctaagtagcttctcggctccgttgcatgcatctcgggacaacgagttttagggtcctgactaaaaatattcaaaaagctaaaagtgcgaattttgttatgaaatttggtatgaggAGTTAGactaatatttggaacaacttgtttaaataactttttccgatatctgtaactcaaagcaaaatatcggtaatttatcgtgtttttgaattcgcagtaggccgcgtttagaattaaaaaaattcagttgagtatcttaaaaaatgtgaagcttcatcctgtatggactgcaaaacttcaaatctgtatttattttgatatatatatatatatatatatatatatatatatatatatatatatatatatatatatatattatatatctacttacaaagatggaattgttaacaaataaacgacacaaactttggtattaaacttttacaattagactaactatttttaaaatatgttatCATGAAATTATAATTATCacgatattatgaaatgtaaataaaaaaaatggggcCCTAAATTACAtcttttggcgcatttttttgctagtgcaaatttatATAGTATCATCATTTTTTTGAAGAAAACGAAATATCTCCAATAACAGGTGTGGTTGCTAATATAATCATTATTCACTTGGAATCTCTTCCAGAaagatttaataaatatttctctgaAGATTATTCCAAACTTGACTGAATTTGAAAACCCCaccaaataataatataatatcgtatggcatttttgccggggagatcctttcggatagttccagcgccaattacatctttaaccctgtttcaagtaactagtgtcgatgtacactagcccagggggaccgacggcttaacg is from Diabrotica virgifera virgifera chromosome 9, PGI_DIABVI_V3a and encodes:
- the LOC126891700 gene encoding zinc finger protein 235-like isoform X1: MEVKQEISDDSCKVETEYNDLDDALLVLDGFKCELKLKEESSGLSTRGTYDYLDLKEHSIKTEIEKLGSKLSPFEKNHQNETDFLQDTKMEIMETLPEHSSHEANYTNPHAEAKTLTKYMNERPYKCEICFKQFSEASRLEVHLRVHTGEKPYKCEICFKQFTQPGILKRHLLVHTGGKPHKCEICFKQFNLASYLKKHMRVHTGEKRHNCEICFKLFNQSSDLKKHLRVHTGEKPHKCEICFKQFIQASDLKIHMRVHTGEKPHKCEICSKQFIQAGQLKTHLRVHTGEKHHKCEICFKQFSKAIYLKIHMRVHTGEKPHKCELCFKQFSLAGNLKRHMRVHTGEKPHKCEICSKQFSQAGYLKCHLREHTGKKHHKCEICLKQFLRAGHLKRHFRVHTGEKPHTCDICFKQFSETSHLKTHLIVHTGEKPHKCEICFKQFSQAGNLKEHLRVHTREKPYKCEICFKKFFQASHLKSHLRVHTGKNLTSVKFV